The following are from one region of the Spirosoma rhododendri genome:
- a CDS encoding DNA cytosine methyltransferase, translated as MINYVGIDIFSGAGGMSIGATNAGIDVKIAVEIDKYAAYTYKKNHFDTKVYNKDIREINFENESICSDKSTVKILFGGPPCKGFSTSNQKNRNKENSNNWLFKEYLRVAKFIRPDWIIVENVKGIVETENGYFFEEIQKGLKELGYNTSYSILNAADYGIPQIRNRVFVVGSLHGISYKFPTSDVKRYVSVNDALSDLPSLNNGANFQELDYKSTPQNTYQTLLRENSLKSVNNNVTRNNDIVLKRYNHIPQGGNWQNIPSNLMSNYKDHSRCHTGIYHRLKGDSPSIVLGNYRKNMLIHPTEDRGLSVREAARLQSFPDTFHFYGSIGFQQEQVGNSVPPILAKAIFNQILTY; from the coding sequence ATGATAAATTATGTAGGTATAGATATATTTTCAGGAGCTGGAGGAATGTCAATCGGAGCAACAAATGCAGGAATTGATGTGAAAATCGCAGTTGAAATAGATAAATATGCAGCATACACATACAAGAAGAATCATTTTGATACAAAAGTATATAATAAAGACATAAGAGAAATAAATTTTGAAAATGAATCTATATGTAGTGACAAGTCTACTGTCAAAATTTTATTTGGGGGTCCTCCTTGTAAAGGATTTTCTACTTCAAATCAAAAAAACAGAAATAAAGAAAATTCGAATAATTGGCTTTTTAAAGAATATTTGAGGGTTGCTAAATTTATAAGACCAGATTGGATAATTGTTGAAAATGTGAAGGGTATAGTTGAAACTGAAAACGGCTATTTTTTTGAAGAAATACAAAAAGGTCTAAAAGAACTAGGATATAATACTTCATACTCAATTTTAAATGCTGCTGATTATGGAATTCCACAAATAAGAAACAGAGTGTTTGTAGTCGGATCTTTACATGGTATAAGTTACAAGTTTCCGACCTCTGATGTGAAGAGATATGTGAGTGTCAACGATGCTTTGTCTGACCTACCTAGTTTGAATAATGGTGCCAATTTTCAAGAACTGGATTATAAATCAACGCCTCAAAACACGTACCAAACTCTTTTGAGAGAAAATTCTTTGAAATCAGTTAATAACAACGTTACAAGAAACAATGACATAGTATTAAAAAGGTATAATCATATTCCTCAAGGTGGAAACTGGCAGAATATACCTTCAAATTTAATGAGTAACTACAAGGATCATTCTAGATGTCATACTGGAATATATCATCGATTAAAAGGTGATTCTCCGTCTATAGTTCTTGGTAACTATAGAAAAAATATGTTAATACATCCTACAGAAGATAGAGGTTTGAGTGTTCGGGAAGCTGCAAGGCTGCAATCTTTTCCAGATACTTTCCATTTTTATGGGAGTATAGGTTTTCAACAAGAACAAGTTGGGAACTCAGTTCCCCCAATTCTTGCAAAAGCAATTTTTAATCAAATTTTGACATATTAG
- a CDS encoding type IV secretory system conjugative DNA transfer family protein produces the protein MTLSQDSLAKRLLSVAFVFVFCFYIFKGIIWFTFSVLGLYKSAWFGHLAEEGTFWLALGLGGYSAYIGLTSQKKAFGISPTSDTTATGQRVLQSVYTIKTRTRKIPYIHITEPERGVLVVGGAGAGKSRSVIEPIIQQTIQQGHAGLLYDFKFPTLARVATWAMHHTNTPRMMYYVNFEDLTYSHRVNPLHPDTMPTQSHADEYARAIMYNLKPEAIKKSDFWVDSAHSYLTALIWFLREEYPQYCTLPHVMALAFQPTADVVALLSTNLETRGTVASLRESVQSKAGNQTAGVVATLQTALRRINTKEIVWVLSGNDFTLDINDPARPKFVTLGNSPTLSATFSPVLALLATVAIKQMNRLGKTPSAVILDEAPTMFIPNFDQLPSTGRSNKIATVFGAQDISQIEDMYGRTKKDALLANLNNQFFGRVGHRETAQYISDIWGKQDVEQRTQGESESNRNYQKTEGRSMAHSYVERNRVKMQDVLELKVGEFYGQLVNSDFSSFKAEIDAPEPGPIPELNPVTRATTQAIKDNFAQIQADIESLFTGRSPSNGQAQSPTTPRPTTPGSTDGIPQPERNGHNLSNSQPLPGENLDF, from the coding sequence TTCAAAGGCATCATCTGGTTTACCTTCTCGGTACTAGGCCTGTACAAGAGCGCTTGGTTTGGCCACCTAGCCGAAGAAGGTACGTTCTGGCTCGCCCTGGGACTAGGCGGGTATAGTGCCTACATCGGGTTGACCAGTCAGAAGAAAGCCTTCGGTATTAGCCCCACCAGCGATACGACGGCTACCGGCCAGCGCGTGCTTCAGAGTGTGTACACGATCAAGACCAGGACGCGTAAGATACCATACATTCACATCACCGAACCGGAACGCGGGGTGTTAGTCGTTGGTGGAGCCGGAGCGGGTAAGAGTCGCAGCGTGATCGAGCCGATCATTCAACAAACTATCCAGCAGGGTCACGCCGGGTTACTGTATGATTTCAAGTTCCCCACGCTGGCCCGGGTAGCTACCTGGGCCATGCACCATACGAACACGCCCCGGATGATGTACTACGTCAACTTTGAGGATCTGACGTACTCGCACCGGGTCAACCCCCTGCATCCTGATACGATGCCTACCCAGAGTCACGCTGATGAGTACGCCCGGGCGATTATGTACAATCTCAAACCCGAAGCCATCAAGAAGTCAGATTTCTGGGTGGATTCAGCCCACAGCTACCTGACAGCGCTGATCTGGTTTTTGCGCGAGGAATATCCCCAGTACTGTACGTTACCCCACGTAATGGCTTTAGCCTTTCAGCCGACTGCTGATGTCGTGGCCCTGTTATCGACCAATCTGGAAACGCGGGGCACAGTGGCCAGTCTACGCGAATCGGTGCAGAGCAAAGCGGGCAATCAAACGGCGGGCGTAGTAGCCACGCTGCAAACGGCTCTGCGCCGGATCAACACCAAAGAGATTGTATGGGTCCTGTCGGGTAATGATTTTACGCTTGATATCAACGATCCAGCCCGACCCAAATTTGTCACGCTGGGTAACTCGCCGACACTGTCGGCTACCTTCTCGCCGGTGTTGGCCCTGCTGGCGACGGTGGCCATCAAGCAAATGAACCGGCTAGGTAAGACGCCGTCAGCGGTTATTCTCGACGAGGCCCCTACCATGTTTATTCCCAACTTTGATCAGCTACCGTCCACCGGGCGCAGCAATAAGATCGCAACCGTGTTTGGAGCGCAGGACATCAGCCAGATTGAAGATATGTACGGCCGCACCAAGAAGGACGCCCTACTGGCTAACCTGAACAACCAGTTTTTCGGGCGGGTAGGCCACCGGGAGACAGCGCAGTACATTAGTGACATTTGGGGTAAACAAGATGTGGAGCAGCGCACCCAGGGGGAGAGCGAGAGCAACCGTAACTATCAGAAGACCGAGGGGCGCAGCATGGCCCACAGCTACGTAGAGCGTAATCGGGTCAAGATGCAAGATGTACTGGAATTGAAAGTGGGTGAGTTTTATGGGCAGTTAGTGAATTCTGACTTCAGCAGTTTCAAAGCCGAGATTGACGCCCCAGAGCCAGGGCCTATACCGGAGCTGAACCCCGTCACCCGAGCGACCACGCAGGCTATTAAGGACAATTTTGCCCAGATTCAGGCTGACATAGAAAGTTTGTTTACAGGCAGGTCCCCTAGCAACGGACAGGCTCAGTCACCGACCACACCACGCCCTACTACACCTGGTTCTACTGATGGCATACCCCAGCCAGAACGGAATGGCCATAACTTAAGCAACAGCCAACCACTGCCTGGCGAGAATCTGGATTTTTAA